The Planctomycetota bacterium genome window below encodes:
- a CDS encoding outer membrane lipoprotein carrier protein LolA gives MLAALLAAPQEDAAAREALARLAGRLKEARTLSARVIQERRTALLEEPLRSSGTLYYRREPARLVLVLSDPRSTIVHLDRSSYQVYRPDEKRLERFDFEDPGMAPRLLAAFEPRSEEIGKAFLVRRGEAGPGETEILLEPRDEKLARRVRRLALRTDAEGGLRRIVFTDPEGDEVSFALSEVRVNPELPADVFELRVPPDTRILRHAVPAEKDAARPR, from the coding sequence ATGCTCGCCGCCCTTCTGGCGGCGCCTCAGGAGGACGCCGCCGCGCGGGAGGCGCTCGCCCGGCTGGCGGGACGCCTGAAGGAGGCGCGGACCCTTTCGGCCCGCGTGATCCAGGAGCGCCGGACCGCGCTCCTCGAGGAGCCGCTCCGGTCGTCCGGCACGCTCTATTACCGCCGCGAGCCGGCGCGGCTGGTCCTCGTGCTCTCCGATCCCCGGTCCACGATCGTCCACCTCGACCGCTCGTCCTACCAGGTCTACCGGCCCGACGAAAAGCGCCTGGAACGCTTCGACTTCGAGGATCCCGGAATGGCGCCGCGCCTCCTGGCGGCCTTCGAACCGCGGTCCGAGGAGATCGGGAAGGCCTTCCTCGTGCGCCGCGGCGAGGCCGGGCCGGGCGAGACGGAGATCCTCCTTGAGCCGCGCGACGAGAAGCTCGCGCGGCGGGTCCGCCGCCTGGCGCTGCGCACGGACGCCGAGGGAGGACTCCGCCGGATCGTCTTCACCGACCCGGAGGGAGACGAGGTCTCCTTCGCGCTCTCCGAGGTCCGGGTCAATCCCGAGCTGCCCGCGGACGTCTTCGAGCTTCGCGTTCCCCCGGACACCCGGATCCTCCGGCATGCGGTCCCGGCGGAGAAGGACGCCGCCCGACCGCGCTAA
- a CDS encoding acyl carrier protein, with product MTQDDAELRVRIKALLVQCARLKVAPSDIGDDQPLFDPEKGLGLDSIDVLEFVVHLERSFGVTIPDRETGQRVLRSVSTIAEFVRSNGRAP from the coding sequence ATGACCCAGGACGACGCCGAGCTTCGAGTTCGCATCAAGGCGCTCCTCGTCCAGTGCGCGCGCCTGAAGGTCGCGCCCTCGGACATCGGCGACGACCAGCCGCTGTTCGACCCGGAGAAAGGTCTGGGCCTGGACTCGATCGACGTCCTGGAATTCGTCGTCCATCTGGAACGCTCGTTCGGCGTGACGATCCCCGACCGGGAGACCGGCCAGCGGGTGCTCCGTTCCGTCTCCACGATCGCCGAGTTCGTCCGATCGAACGGCCGCGCGCCGTGA